The Jatrophihabitans sp. genome includes a window with the following:
- a CDS encoding TauD/TfdA family dioxygenase, with protein MDKYLLAAAERLTTREPEKYQQLSVQPLTPVIGAEVSGLDLSKELTAEQLAEVKHAFLTYHVLVFRDQILTVEDHKRFAGYFGELRRRQLSELDDGDPAVLEISADKDSSFVDGNDWHTDGTADAEPSLGSMLYVTRTPEIGSGGDTMFANMHLAYELLSPHMQNFLDGLTAVHDGLIPWQGYQPPPEYVVPKSEHPVVVRHPDTGRKLLFVNPGFTSHIVQLSSIESRALLDLLFGLVPNKPLLSCRVRWTPNTLVFWDNRCTQHHAIWDYYPHARYGQRVSINGTRPTA; from the coding sequence ATGGACAAGTACCTGCTCGCGGCGGCGGAGCGCTTGACGACCCGTGAGCCCGAGAAGTATCAGCAGCTCTCGGTCCAACCGCTGACCCCGGTGATCGGCGCCGAGGTGTCCGGCCTGGACCTGTCGAAGGAACTCACCGCCGAGCAGTTGGCGGAGGTGAAGCACGCGTTCCTGACCTATCACGTGCTGGTGTTCCGCGATCAGATCCTGACCGTCGAGGACCACAAGCGGTTCGCCGGGTACTTCGGCGAGCTGCGCCGCCGGCAGCTGTCCGAGCTCGACGACGGCGACCCGGCCGTCCTGGAGATCAGCGCCGACAAGGACTCCAGCTTCGTCGACGGCAACGACTGGCACACCGACGGCACCGCCGACGCCGAGCCGTCGCTGGGCTCGATGCTCTACGTCACCCGGACGCCGGAGATCGGCAGCGGCGGCGACACCATGTTCGCCAACATGCACCTGGCCTACGAGCTGCTCTCGCCGCACATGCAGAACTTCCTGGACGGCCTGACCGCCGTGCACGACGGGTTGATCCCGTGGCAGGGCTATCAACCACCGCCGGAGTACGTCGTCCCCAAGTCCGAGCACCCGGTGGTGGTGCGCCATCCCGACACCGGGCGCAAGCTGCTGTTCGTCAATCCCGGGTTCACCTCGCACATCGTCCAGCTGTCTTCGATCGAGAGCCGGGCGCTACTGGACCTGCTGTTCGGCCTGGTGCCCAACAAGCCGCTGCTGAGCTGCCGGGTGCGCTGGACGCCCAACACGCTGGTTTTCTGGGACAACCGCTGCACCCAGCACCACGCGATCTGGGACTACTACCCGCATGCCCGCTACGGTCAGCGGGTGTCGATCAACGGCACCCGTCCCACCGCCTGA